The Bombus pascuorum chromosome 9, iyBomPasc1.1, whole genome shotgun sequence genome has a window encoding:
- the LOC132911025 gene encoding probable galactose-1-phosphate uridylyltransferase isoform X1 translates to MSASTGDKNSLKNGTEALKKQFDPTEHQHIRYNPLKGEWVLVSPHRMKRPWGGQIETNIEEDLPDYDPHNPLCPGNVRASGQITPIYENTYSFVNDFPALLESVPNPSKSEDELFQMDAARGTCKVMCFHPKSNVTIALMKISEIKEVVKRWIFEMLELGEKWTWVQIFENRGAVMGCSNSHPHCQIWASSFLPNEAKIKDRYLNDYYNRNKKPLLIDYVQKELFKKERIVSENRDWVVLVPFWAVWPYETMVLPKKQVSRMQDLSESQQESLAATMKILCTKYDNLFHCSFPYSMGWHGAPTGPYVKQDYPYWTFHGIYLPPLLRSATVKKHMVGYELLAQAQRDLTPEQAAEKLRNLSDSHYKYPETSLTTSEIEDYSK, encoded by the exons GTGATAAGAACAGCCTGAAAAATGGCACAGAAGctttaaaaaaacaatttgaTCCTACTG aacatCAACATATTCGATATAATCCCTTAAAGGGAGAATGGGTACTAGTGTCACCACATCGAATGAAACGACCCTGGGGGGGacaaattgaaacaaatatagAAGAAGATCTTCCAGATTATGACCCTCATAATCCACTTTGTCCAGGCAATGTCAGAGCTAGTGGACAG ATAACTccaatatatgaaaatacatattcatTTGTCAATGACTTTCCTGCATTATTGGAATCAGTTCCTAATCCATCAAAATCTGAAGATGAATTATTCCAAATGGATGCTGCTAGAGGTACTTGTAAAGTGATGTGTTTCCATCCCAAATCAAATGTAACAATAGCACTTATGAAAATTTCGGAAATTAAAGAAGTGGTTAAACG CTGGATTTTTGAAATGCTTGAGTTGGGAGAAAAATGGACTTGGgtacaaatttttgaaaatcgtGGTGCTGTAATGGGCTGTAGCAATTCTCATCCTCACTGTCAAATTTGGGCTAGCTCTTTCTTACCAAATGAAGCTAAAATAAAGGATAGATACCTCaacgattattataatcgtaataaaaaaCCACTTCTTATAGATTATGTACAAAAAGAACTTTTCAAAAAA GAGCGCATTGTATCAGAAAACCGAGATTGGGTAGTTTTAGTACCATTTTGGGCAGTATGGCCATATGAAACTATGGTATTGCCTAAGAAACAAGTATCTAGAATGCAAGATTTATCAGAAAGCCAACAAGAATCATTAGCAGCTACTATGAAAATACTGTGTAcaaaatatgataatttattCCATTGCTCTTTTCCTTATTCTATGGGTTGGCATG gAGCACCAACTGGACCATATGTAAAACAAGATTATCCTTATTGGACTTTCCATGGAATTTATTTACCTCCACTATTGCGTTCAGCAACTGTAAAGAAACATATGGTTGGCTATGAACTTCTTGCACAAGCACAAAGAGACTTAACGCCAGAACAAGCAGcagaaaaattacgaaatttatcAGATTCCCATTACAAGTATCCAGAAACCAGTTTAACTACTTCTGAGATAGAAGACTATtctaaatga
- the LOC132911025 gene encoding probable galactose-1-phosphate uridylyltransferase isoform X2, protein MYHLLDQYFIEHQHIRYNPLKGEWVLVSPHRMKRPWGGQIETNIEEDLPDYDPHNPLCPGNVRASGQITPIYENTYSFVNDFPALLESVPNPSKSEDELFQMDAARGTCKVMCFHPKSNVTIALMKISEIKEVVKRWIFEMLELGEKWTWVQIFENRGAVMGCSNSHPHCQIWASSFLPNEAKIKDRYLNDYYNRNKKPLLIDYVQKELFKKERIVSENRDWVVLVPFWAVWPYETMVLPKKQVSRMQDLSESQQESLAATMKILCTKYDNLFHCSFPYSMGWHGAPTGPYVKQDYPYWTFHGIYLPPLLRSATVKKHMVGYELLAQAQRDLTPEQAAEKLRNLSDSHYKYPETSLTTSEIEDYSK, encoded by the exons ATGTATCATCTATTagatcaatattttatagaacatCAACATATTCGATATAATCCCTTAAAGGGAGAATGGGTACTAGTGTCACCACATCGAATGAAACGACCCTGGGGGGGacaaattgaaacaaatatagAAGAAGATCTTCCAGATTATGACCCTCATAATCCACTTTGTCCAGGCAATGTCAGAGCTAGTGGACAG ATAACTccaatatatgaaaatacatattcatTTGTCAATGACTTTCCTGCATTATTGGAATCAGTTCCTAATCCATCAAAATCTGAAGATGAATTATTCCAAATGGATGCTGCTAGAGGTACTTGTAAAGTGATGTGTTTCCATCCCAAATCAAATGTAACAATAGCACTTATGAAAATTTCGGAAATTAAAGAAGTGGTTAAACG CTGGATTTTTGAAATGCTTGAGTTGGGAGAAAAATGGACTTGGgtacaaatttttgaaaatcgtGGTGCTGTAATGGGCTGTAGCAATTCTCATCCTCACTGTCAAATTTGGGCTAGCTCTTTCTTACCAAATGAAGCTAAAATAAAGGATAGATACCTCaacgattattataatcgtaataaaaaaCCACTTCTTATAGATTATGTACAAAAAGAACTTTTCAAAAAA GAGCGCATTGTATCAGAAAACCGAGATTGGGTAGTTTTAGTACCATTTTGGGCAGTATGGCCATATGAAACTATGGTATTGCCTAAGAAACAAGTATCTAGAATGCAAGATTTATCAGAAAGCCAACAAGAATCATTAGCAGCTACTATGAAAATACTGTGTAcaaaatatgataatttattCCATTGCTCTTTTCCTTATTCTATGGGTTGGCATG gAGCACCAACTGGACCATATGTAAAACAAGATTATCCTTATTGGACTTTCCATGGAATTTATTTACCTCCACTATTGCGTTCAGCAACTGTAAAGAAACATATGGTTGGCTATGAACTTCTTGCACAAGCACAAAGAGACTTAACGCCAGAACAAGCAGcagaaaaattacgaaatttatcAGATTCCCATTACAAGTATCCAGAAACCAGTTTAACTACTTCTGAGATAGAAGACTATtctaaatga
- the LOC132911025 gene encoding probable galactose-1-phosphate uridylyltransferase isoform X3 produces the protein MSASTEHQHIRYNPLKGEWVLVSPHRMKRPWGGQIETNIEEDLPDYDPHNPLCPGNVRASGQITPIYENTYSFVNDFPALLESVPNPSKSEDELFQMDAARGTCKVMCFHPKSNVTIALMKISEIKEVVKRWIFEMLELGEKWTWVQIFENRGAVMGCSNSHPHCQIWASSFLPNEAKIKDRYLNDYYNRNKKPLLIDYVQKELFKKERIVSENRDWVVLVPFWAVWPYETMVLPKKQVSRMQDLSESQQESLAATMKILCTKYDNLFHCSFPYSMGWHGAPTGPYVKQDYPYWTFHGIYLPPLLRSATVKKHMVGYELLAQAQRDLTPEQAAEKLRNLSDSHYKYPETSLTTSEIEDYSK, from the exons aacatCAACATATTCGATATAATCCCTTAAAGGGAGAATGGGTACTAGTGTCACCACATCGAATGAAACGACCCTGGGGGGGacaaattgaaacaaatatagAAGAAGATCTTCCAGATTATGACCCTCATAATCCACTTTGTCCAGGCAATGTCAGAGCTAGTGGACAG ATAACTccaatatatgaaaatacatattcatTTGTCAATGACTTTCCTGCATTATTGGAATCAGTTCCTAATCCATCAAAATCTGAAGATGAATTATTCCAAATGGATGCTGCTAGAGGTACTTGTAAAGTGATGTGTTTCCATCCCAAATCAAATGTAACAATAGCACTTATGAAAATTTCGGAAATTAAAGAAGTGGTTAAACG CTGGATTTTTGAAATGCTTGAGTTGGGAGAAAAATGGACTTGGgtacaaatttttgaaaatcgtGGTGCTGTAATGGGCTGTAGCAATTCTCATCCTCACTGTCAAATTTGGGCTAGCTCTTTCTTACCAAATGAAGCTAAAATAAAGGATAGATACCTCaacgattattataatcgtaataaaaaaCCACTTCTTATAGATTATGTACAAAAAGAACTTTTCAAAAAA GAGCGCATTGTATCAGAAAACCGAGATTGGGTAGTTTTAGTACCATTTTGGGCAGTATGGCCATATGAAACTATGGTATTGCCTAAGAAACAAGTATCTAGAATGCAAGATTTATCAGAAAGCCAACAAGAATCATTAGCAGCTACTATGAAAATACTGTGTAcaaaatatgataatttattCCATTGCTCTTTTCCTTATTCTATGGGTTGGCATG gAGCACCAACTGGACCATATGTAAAACAAGATTATCCTTATTGGACTTTCCATGGAATTTATTTACCTCCACTATTGCGTTCAGCAACTGTAAAGAAACATATGGTTGGCTATGAACTTCTTGCACAAGCACAAAGAGACTTAACGCCAGAACAAGCAGcagaaaaattacgaaatttatcAGATTCCCATTACAAGTATCCAGAAACCAGTTTAACTACTTCTGAGATAGAAGACTATtctaaatga
- the LOC132911025 gene encoding probable galactose-1-phosphate uridylyltransferase isoform X4 — translation MKRPWGGQIETNIEEDLPDYDPHNPLCPGNVRASGQITPIYENTYSFVNDFPALLESVPNPSKSEDELFQMDAARGTCKVMCFHPKSNVTIALMKISEIKEVVKRWIFEMLELGEKWTWVQIFENRGAVMGCSNSHPHCQIWASSFLPNEAKIKDRYLNDYYNRNKKPLLIDYVQKELFKKERIVSENRDWVVLVPFWAVWPYETMVLPKKQVSRMQDLSESQQESLAATMKILCTKYDNLFHCSFPYSMGWHGAPTGPYVKQDYPYWTFHGIYLPPLLRSATVKKHMVGYELLAQAQRDLTPEQAAEKLRNLSDSHYKYPETSLTTSEIEDYSK, via the exons ATGAAACGACCCTGGGGGGGacaaattgaaacaaatatagAAGAAGATCTTCCAGATTATGACCCTCATAATCCACTTTGTCCAGGCAATGTCAGAGCTAGTGGACAG ATAACTccaatatatgaaaatacatattcatTTGTCAATGACTTTCCTGCATTATTGGAATCAGTTCCTAATCCATCAAAATCTGAAGATGAATTATTCCAAATGGATGCTGCTAGAGGTACTTGTAAAGTGATGTGTTTCCATCCCAAATCAAATGTAACAATAGCACTTATGAAAATTTCGGAAATTAAAGAAGTGGTTAAACG CTGGATTTTTGAAATGCTTGAGTTGGGAGAAAAATGGACTTGGgtacaaatttttgaaaatcgtGGTGCTGTAATGGGCTGTAGCAATTCTCATCCTCACTGTCAAATTTGGGCTAGCTCTTTCTTACCAAATGAAGCTAAAATAAAGGATAGATACCTCaacgattattataatcgtaataaaaaaCCACTTCTTATAGATTATGTACAAAAAGAACTTTTCAAAAAA GAGCGCATTGTATCAGAAAACCGAGATTGGGTAGTTTTAGTACCATTTTGGGCAGTATGGCCATATGAAACTATGGTATTGCCTAAGAAACAAGTATCTAGAATGCAAGATTTATCAGAAAGCCAACAAGAATCATTAGCAGCTACTATGAAAATACTGTGTAcaaaatatgataatttattCCATTGCTCTTTTCCTTATTCTATGGGTTGGCATG gAGCACCAACTGGACCATATGTAAAACAAGATTATCCTTATTGGACTTTCCATGGAATTTATTTACCTCCACTATTGCGTTCAGCAACTGTAAAGAAACATATGGTTGGCTATGAACTTCTTGCACAAGCACAAAGAGACTTAACGCCAGAACAAGCAGcagaaaaattacgaaatttatcAGATTCCCATTACAAGTATCCAGAAACCAGTTTAACTACTTCTGAGATAGAAGACTATtctaaatga
- the LOC132911023 gene encoding adenylyltransferase and sulfurtransferase MOCS3, whose amino-acid sequence MSEKKLINEIIELRELLRTKETQLAALRREKQILQDYGLNNKEILRYSRQIFLPEIAIKGQVKLKNSAILIVGAGGLGCPAALYLASAGVGQIGIIDYDDVEINNLHRQLLYAEASIGTPKVNTAAESLNRLNSDIKVIPYKIQLDSSNALDIIKPYDVVVDATDNVATRYLLNDACVLSNKPLVSGSALKFEGHLSVFNYNGPCYRCIFPKPPPPETVTNCGDGGVFGPVVGTIGVLQALEALKILLDLPHVLSGQLLLFDGLETKFRKINLRAKNINCTVCGEHPTLHKLIDYEQFCGAKANDKDPKLNLLRTEERISVEEYNTTLKLDMKAHILIDVRSAEEFNICHLKNSINIPLCDINNNETVTLIRSRIQEIQKQHDNASLYVMCRRGNDSQKAVKSLQEIFQGSNLEIKDVIGGIHAWSKKIDCTFPVY is encoded by the exons atgagcgagaagaaattaattaatgaaattattgaattgCGTGAGTTGTTACGCACGAAGGAAACTCAATTAGCTGCCTTAAGGCGCGAAAAACAAATCTTACAAGATTACGGTTTgaataacaaagaaatattacgatatagtaggcaaatatttttaccagAAATTGCTATTAAAG gtcaagttaaattaaagaatagCGCAATATTGATCGTAGGAGCAGGTGGACTTGGATGCCCAGCAGCATTATATTTAGCATCTGCTGGTGTTGGACAAATTGGTATAATTGATTATGATGATGTAGAGATTAACAATCTTCATAGACAATTATTATATGCAGAAGCAAGTATTGGGACACCAAAAGTAAATACTGCTGCAGAAAGTCTTAATCG CTTAAACAGTGACATTAAAGTTATTCCATATAAAATTCAACTAGATAGCAGTAATGCTCTAGACATAATAAAGCCTTACGATGTAGTGGTAGATGCTACTGATAATGTAGCTACACGTTATTTATTGAATGATGCGTGTGTTCTAAGTAATAAACCTTTAGTATCTGGATCAGCATTAAAATTTGAAGGTCATTTATctgtatttaattacaatggACCTTGCTACAGATGTATATTTCCTAAACCTCCTCCTCCAGAAACAGTAACAAATTGTGGAGATGGTGGTGTTTTTGGCCCag TCGTTGGAACTATTGGTGTCTTACAAGCATTAGAAGCACTGAAGATACTACTCGATCTTCCGCATGTATTATCCGGTCAACTTCTATTATTTGATGGACTAGAAACGAAGTTTCGTAAGATCAACCTGCgtgctaaaaatataaactgtACCGTTTGCGGCGAACATCCAACTCTGCACAAATTAATTGATTACGAACAATTTTGTGGTGCAAAAGCAAATGATAAAGATCCGAAATTAAATCTATTAAGAACGGAAGAAAGAATAAGCGTGGAAGAATATAACACAACATTGAAATTAGACATGAAAGCTCATATTTTAATCGACGTACGTTCAGCCGAAGAATTTAACATCTGTCATTTAAAGAACTCTataaatataccattatgtgaTATTAATAACAACGAAACAGTAACATTAATAAGAAGTAGAATACAGGAAATACAAAAACAACATGATAATGCTAGTT TATATGTTATGTGCAGAAGAGGGAATGATTCACAAAAGGCAGTAAAAAGTCTTCAGGAAATATTTCAGGGAAGTAAtctagaaataaaagatgtaattGGTGGCATTCATGCTTGGAGCAAGAAAATCGATTGTACATTTCctgtatattaa